The sequence below is a genomic window from Bactrocera neohumeralis isolate Rockhampton chromosome 4, APGP_CSIRO_Bneo_wtdbg2-racon-allhic-juicebox.fasta_v2, whole genome shotgun sequence.
CTTCTACTCTAGCTCCGCCCCTGAATCGCCACCAAAAACGATTGTATTTGCGAAGTTATCGCGACGAACAATTTAAGTattaaaattcaacaaatatcgaCCACTTCTTTCTATTTCACCAATTGTTTGTAGGGAATCGGAACACTGGTCGTACTCGTCGTCGTAAGTACAAGTATGTAATCTTAAGGAAATCACGCTAAAAacgtcaaaattttaatttttaagtttattgatttttattcattttattcgATATTTTCCTTAAACAtgttgtgtaaatatatattaatcaCACCAATATCAAGCTTTTTTTTAGGGCTGCAAATCGATTTCTATTCTATATTTAATTTCCGTAAATCGAAATCCATACATGATACGTGcatcatacatacacacttatgtatttacacatgtatgtatgtatattaggcaCACATTCTTTTCACAAGTATTTGCACACAATCTTCGCAAAATTCGTTTAATCACAAGGAAACAaaccattttatattattattcactttatgaattttcgaaataggAATTTGTATGCTTTAAATATTGACTTTTGGCATTTTTACACTATGGAGTaacatatctatgtacatatgtatgttgtatgtcCGTATATGAAACCACAAAAAGTTCTGCTTAAATAGTTGGTGGCTCAAGTGCCAAACATTTGCAGCTTTTAAAAGTGAAAGGGATACTAACGATGAAATTTCGTTCCAACAGTCTTTTGTTTACAGCAGGCACTGGACTACTGGCTGCCCTCAGGCGCTCACACGTGCTACGAAAGGCACCAAATGATATCTAGGGGTCAGAGCTGTTAGCCACTGATGTTTGTAAAGtttcttttcattttgtttacatGCCGTGTTTATGAATGtatgcatgcacatacatatctaggtatgtatgtatggatgtatgttatatatacgCATGTGGAAGTACATATGCAGTATAATAATTGCGAGTACAAGTTCGAGTACGAGTGCGGgtacgtgcatacatacatatctacataaatTTAACAGAAGCGGAGAAAAATCcacccatatatgtatgtatatgttcatatgtacatacatatgttcaaatttatccATTCACTGATTCATACCCATAGGTACCTACAAACACAAGTGTATAAATAAGTTTTCAAGAGTTTGCTGGAATTTACATAGGTTGATCTATATAATgtatgatgtacatatgtacatatgtgtgtatgtaagcattcaaaaacacatacatatgtacataaccatAGGCATATGAAAAGAATAGTTTATAAAACCCATTTGACTTTTCGGTGTGGgagtgtgtaaatatataagcatatacatatgtatgtatatgtatataatacatatgcaaatatgtgtgtaaagatgtagtatataaatatgtttcgtGTATACACATCGTACCGTACATACCTCTCATTTAATTTGTTATTCTTTTGGCGCTTAATGTGTCTTCGATTGAAACTGTTCGTGCACGAATTGGACGTGGATGTTGGTTTTATTAATACGGAATTCTGTAGCGATGCGGACGTCCTCGCTGTCGCCGAGCCCACGCCTGCACTGGCTACGGTCGATGTCGACTCGCAGGCGGCCTCGGTAGCAGAATGTGAGCCGCTGTTGCCGTTACCGTTGTTGGAAGAATGCGTATAATCAGTTGGGGCGCTAAGTTGTCGATTGAACGCCGCCTTCCGTCGACGACTTATGTCCGTCAAACAATATTTGTTCAGATGTCCATTACTCGATAGCGAACTTTTGGGCGAAGTGGCATAAGGATGTGTACCCGCAGTGGCCACGTGCAGTTTGTTGCACGAATTCGTGCTAACACTTAgcttgttgccgttgttgttcaGATTGCAGCTTTTATGGTTGTTGGAGGCGGCCTTTGGATTCCTATGCGTCGATGGTGTTGGTGTGAGTGTTGCGCTATAATCTTTCGAAGCGCGTTTAATTGAAGACTGATGTCGATATGTGGGATGCGTTCGAACCGAACCGTTAACGAGgcactgttgctgttgcagaTTTCTGCTAAGCGCTGCAACTACTGGCTGCTGATCTGggagttgttgctgttgctgtcgaCTAGTTCCAATCGGCCGCGAATCCGTTCCGCTGCCAGTCGTTTCTAATTGCCCTGgttgcgtttgttgttgctgctgctgctgttgatattgatattgctGCAAGTATTGTTGGGAGTTTTTCTTCTCGACTAGATATAAATTGAGGTATTTGTCTCCTGGATGAAGGGAATTATCAGAAACCGCGTTCGATTTACTTATAATTTGCCCTTTCTTCTTAGCCGTACGATTTTTTAGCGACAAGTTGCGTAGTTTCTTCGATTGTTCCTTGATCTTGTTGGATCTGAGGAATGAGGGGCTATTAGCGAGACACTTGAAGATATATGTCTTATTAACTATCTGCTGCTTATCACCGTGCTGCGCGTGTTGATCAAAATCActttttaaattcgaaaaatattcaGCCTGCTGTTTCGCATAAATATTACAATCGCTGTAATGTGGTTTCAGGGGCAAACAGTGAGTATCTGAAGTATCGTTGATGCTAGTGGCACCGTCACCGCCGCCACTTTCTCCGCTTAGGGTGTTATAACGTGTTATTGGATCGGAATTGCTGAAATTATGAACGACTACATGCTTGAAGTCGTCGTTGAAGTCGTTGCCATAACTTGTGCTATTGCTATTGGTGATCGCGTAATGAGTGTAATTCTTGTATGCGTCACATACAGTGGACGGACCACCGTCTCCTTCCCTGACAACGTCActtccaccaccaccaccaccacttcCACCCCCTCCGGCTCCGGTTCCCGCACTGATATTACTTTGATTGCTGTAATTACTGTTAGTGCAACTGATCGGACTGTTTGGCACTCGTGTCGAATTGGCAATACAgtccaattgttgttgttgctgttgttcagTGTCACTATTGCGCTCCCTGGCGGTTAAGGTCAGACCATGCAGTTGCCCGCTACAACTACTGTCGTATGAATGCTGTTTGGAAACGCCGCTAATACGACTTGACAGATATTCGCACTGCAACGAACGCTGATCATCACCACCCCCACCACTAATGCTGCTGCTAATGCAACCCGCACTGTGTCCAGTGTGGCCAGTACTCAAGTAAGTAACGTTGTAATCGGTATAATCGGCGTTTTGACTATCAAGCAATGATTCACTGTCGGGATCGCCAGAACTGTGGCCCAATCGCTTTTTCGTTGACTTTGCCGCAACAGCAGCGGCACATTTCAGTGATTCGCAACTGCAGGAAATGAATTTGTGTAATGTGCTGGTGTTGGCGTTGGTATTGGTGGTCTTGATATTGGTATTCGAATTGCTTTTAgcgttggtgttggtgttggggTAGTTAAGGGACGACGACGATGGCGCGACTGCACCGCTTCTATTACTTGTTATATTCTGTTCCGATGCGTTCGTAACACCGATATTATTTGAGATGTTGTGCGCGCTCGTGAGGTTGATCAGAGACTGTCGCAATAAATGCGGATGTGAATGTTGCTGCTGtcgatattgctgctgctgttgctgttgctgataCAGACGCTGCTGATGTTGTTGATACGGtaaatgttgctgttgttgatcgCTGTTCAAGTTTTCTCTGCTATCGCTGGAAAATATACAGAAATGGAAAGCAGCATTGGTGCAAGTACGAGCCCAATTAACTGTTAcaactaatacatacatacttacatatatgtatatacatacttaaatatacatatatatatatacatatgtatgtatgtatatgtaaagatatttacatacatatatgtttatatggatagccaagttatttataaaatgtgtatgTGATTACATTTGCATGTGCATTCTATGCCTGTATGAGAAcattatatgaatatacaaatgtgcatacatatgtatatacataatacatCCATACATAGCTTTGTGTAATAAAAGTGGAAATCAAAGCATTGGCATTCTACATTTAAAGCAATTATCCGGAATAAGCAATGAACAAAATACTCTATGCTAAATAGATTTTTAAAGCGCTGTCATTAGTAATAGCTTTGTGGACTGTGTCTATAGAACTGTAGAGTATCAATATGTATAAGTTCATGTGGCGAATGTATTGTAACTAGTTCTACATCGCTGATATTGTGCAAAATACGATCATTTTGCTCCAATTGTGTGCTCATTGGAGAAGCTGCAGAGAGGAGTTTTTCAGTTGCATAGCTGCAGGTCTGAACAATCATTGGCTCCCGAATGAATACTgcccataaaaaatatttaaaaaatctgctTTGTAAATGCCGGTTCACAAGCGAAATCTTTTGTCTCTCAAATCTGGTTTTGTAGACAGGGAAGGAGGAAGGGACCGTGTTGCTCGTGCTTTGACGACTCGCGATGTGTTCTTGTTCGTAACAGTTCACTGCTACGCAATTCGGAATTCCTTACCTTTTTGGAATTCCTTTCATGGTTGCATAGCGCTCGAGTTCAAATGAATATCTACATTGTGTTCagaagtttaaattttattatttattatttatttttgtacgtAATGTGTTCATAGAATAAtagatataattatttaaaaaaaagtgtttaaggATAAAAATTAGATAATCAAAAACGTACggtaagaaaaaaaacaaaaagaaaattgttcGACTCTAGTTGTGGAACACGTGCCGCTCTTGTCAACGCAATGAGAGACACCAGAATGCCGATATTGAACAACATAAGTTTACATGTGCGACGCAGTCTAGCTAAGCAaagcttatacatatgttttcatattcgagtatatacatacatatgtatgtaaatatatttgttgtcaTGTGTATGAACACATAATGGTTTGAAAGGCGAAAACGTCGTGAGAGAAATGAGTGAGCTATTAAGAGAGTGTAGGTATAGTGCACACACATGTTCTAATTAGTGTTGCCACTTGAGAAAATTTGTGAGTACCAGAATGCCTACCAAATCTGTTGCAAACTACCAAATTTTCTTAGAATCAAAACATCACATTtggtaaaatatgtaaatacaaataaaccTTAGATGTTGATTAAGTTTAGGTACTTGCACACTCTTCCTCTTCTTCAAAGCCAATCGAATGCTTTTAACCACACCCTATGGAATTTTCGCTTTGAAGGTCATTCATTATTGTGAGGTTGTCGAGAACTATATGAGTGGTCGACACATTGAGCAGATTCCCACTACTCCTGattgttatactcttgcaaccagttgctacacagtattatagttttgttcacctaacggttgactgtctgtccgtccgtccgtgcaagctgcaacttgagtaaaaatagagatatctcgctgaaacttggtatgtagaatccttagtacaaaaaaagaaTATGAGTACGTAGATcggactactgccacgcccacaaatcgccattaaccgaaaaataaaagtgccataactaagcactaaattaagatataaaattgtaatttggtacttgtgtgcaaattttttttttaatagtggGCGTGATCCCGCcttctaacaagtttaatgtatactactgtgatcaaattgaaaggtgaattttgtccatttcatctcctttaaagtaatcctctctcgctgcaatacacttatgcaaacgaattttccagtcaacatagcacttggaaaaatcctccgtcgtgatggccatcagagccttcttcgattctcTTTTTATATccttaattgagtcaaaacggtgtcctcggagtggtcacgtgaatttgctgaatagccagaagttacacgaaggtaaatcaagcgaatgcggtggttgcggcacgatattagttgaaaatgtggcgaaatgatcacgaataaccaatgcagtatgagatggtgcattaccGCATTTCTTTGTTCagcaaaaatcgaagaattcactttcagagcctcacaaaacgacgcgtatctcaaatactaatgaatattttggcgtgaaatttagcatagatgtcactaacagtactaccagaaaagaaatttaccgattcgaaaaacacgcaaagtataaattaaaaaatcgtccttcaatttgatcacagtagtatatctcctaaaccacttcaGCTACAACAACCTAATTTGCTgaatacaaatcttataagtacttctaccgatagtgtgaaaaagGATAAAATCATATAACGGTActcttaaaaactactaaaagcccGATAAATCTATaattaaatacgccagagagATGGTATGAATGAGCTTTATTGGAGAtgtggtgtgaaaattggacgatggccgtggcaccgcccactttttagaAAAATCCCATATCTGGAGACCTGACCAACCGATTTCGGCGAAATTTGGTACGTAGCATTATTCtcacattcttatgtcacattgttaaaatggacgaaatcaaacaacaaccacgctttcttcccatatagcacaattttaaattccacttgattcgttcaattcgcagtacacaaatcaagaagcaatcaatataaaaggcccctaggtaccgaatatttagactccTGTACCTAtatttgacttttgatcgaaaatatgggtcaatgtgtgatatatataactgaaattaagggtacgtctgtatgtcaaaaatgggttgaatcagacCAATAATTCTCTTAGCcaccatatacttaatataaggattttcgaacttccaggtgacttcgtcccgtatatatcggccaacatgtgagttatcccaataaaaataagagagcgtgttttactcacaaCTGTGTATCTTtgtggcaaaaatagataaatttgagcgaaaacttgacctagcccctatataactattaacaggattttcaaacatccggctgactttactccatatgattggttttacactttaaagtatttccctgactttgattcttgcaagttgcaatagtataaaatgttcggttgcacccgaacttagcccttccccACTTGTTTTTTAGTTACTATGTATTGCAACcaagaatatttgaaattttaagcgAACAAATTTTAAAGGTTAACTTTCATGTATATCAAAAACATAGGAAACTACCAATTTTGGTTCGATCGCACCAAAACGGCAACGCTAGTTTCGATGTCGTATATACGAGGTGAAGTAGAGAAGCTGGCGTCTAAATATTTGCCACAAAACGTAAGccataaattaatatttgttgaaaacAGATGAGTAAGCAACACACGTTCGTATGTAAGTCCCGCGACCGATCGTTGCTCTCTCTGTCAACTTTGCGCTATTCAAACACAAATTTGCTTTATTACCAGAGCTTTTTAGAGTTCGCTGTCGCTGTGCTCTCTGCATCTTATCAATTGATCAACGAAATGCTTTAGCAAgagcaaatataatttaaaagaaatttatatccAGGAATGCTCTACtagttataaaatattgaaatatctttGCTGttgtattcaataaaataaaatattattattcccaatattctttaaatgaattttttctttctattcgTTTCCTTCATTTGTAtactaacatatgtacatacatacttatacatatacatatgtatatatgatatgaGCTCAACCAAAGAGAGCTTGTCAACTTACTAATTTCATGAAAACATCACGCATTTTGATCAAACTAAAAGGTTTAATGTTAACAGGAAGGTCGGATTTCGCTATTAAGGATATATTGGGGACAAAAAAACGTCGAGAATTGTGGCATTCATTTTTGACATTGCTCAGATATACTCGAAAATTATcaagcaattttttaaatatttaacctGACTAACATATGCCGCAAAAggtttgttaaaataaaatataatgaaatcattatacatatgtatgtacatatgtggtatATGGAATTTGAGATAATTTGTCAActattttaacacattttcgGCATTAAACTGAAGTATATCcgatattatatgtacatttagttaatttttctaAGAAATCTTACATATTGAGTGATCGGTATAAAAACCGGAAGTTTGAGAATGTTatattaagtatgtatgtatatatggaagaTAGGGTACCATTGACCtgatttttgtctattttttcaTTGCTAATAGTATTATTAGCAGAAAAATATGCTTTCTgagtttaaattaataatatggtAATACATACCATAACCAATATCTAAGGAggatgtttaaaaattttgatgttaGTTAGTTGAAGGCTAGAACAAAATTTCActcgatttcatcaaattttagATACAAAAATGCACCGTTATTAGAGAAACCcgctctctcaatttcattaagataactcatatatttACCGAAAAAACTATCAGGCTACTAGTCAGGCGGTTCGAATATCTCTATAtaaggtatatgggggctagatTATTTAGtattgaaccgatttcaccaatTTAGTCCACAAGCGCAgatttttatcagaaaaaattctatcgtgatttcaataaaatttacatatattttcggtaaaaagtcagccTTAAACGCTGGGGTCTACATATCCAGTAGTTCGGATTTCTACAAATTTTAGAAGTTAGATCGCATACATTATGTTATGTTCcgattttgccaatttttagACTTAAGATGGCATTTATTATCATCTCATTTGTGAAATTTATCTCTTCTGACAAATTTATTTAGAGAGGTGGCGACTTTTTAGTTGTTTTCAGGATAACCATGGTTATAATCCAGAAAAACTTTTGCCTGGCTTTTGCGCAGTTTGCAGGTGCCATCACTACTGCGATCTCCTGTACcatataattgttttatttcttaatttggaGCTTAGTTAATGACAAGTTAATGCAATTtcaacagacagacagtcagaACTTAACTCGTCTTGtcatcctgataatttatatataactacATATCTATCTTGACTAGTTTTATGATACAATATATTGCAggagaatataaaatataatcaaTTGATGTATACTTATACTTCTACTTTAATCGCGTTGAATAAGATTTCTTGGTATTCCCAATTGAAATTGAGAGACACAAATAATGATATGTGCCTCCAACATAGTACTTTTATATTGCATATTTATGACTGTTTCCATAAGagatatgaaatatgtataaaaaagatgttattatactatatactatgtatatatcccGATAATGACACATCGTTTATTCTATAAAAAGCTCATAAGTTGGGGAATTTCAATCATttcatttctataaaataataatattttaaaggcatgaaatattttcaacgtAAGCTCTGAACCACTGAGGCAGCTTGATGAAGCATACTATTcccaaatatttattattgaatacAGTAGATAGATGGTTTAGgaaacccaaaatttcaaaagtaattgATATTCATTATACGCTGATTATGGTATATGAATTTTGTCCCAACTGCTTGTAACTGACAGAAGTAAACGTCGAACtattccctcagtttttgagatgtcaatttaaaatttttcacacgttCCTTATACGAACCGCTCatatcggctcactatagcacataactgtcatacaaactgaaggctCAAAATAAAGTacctattttgaaaacttttttagttgacgagatatcttcacgaaatttactgtggattattgtccaaggcaacgatAAAATATCAcaagaaattttccagatcgggCAACGTGCTATATATAGCTGCCAAGCAAACCGTAtgatcaaaatttatttcttgtatgaaaacatttttattctaaCTTCGCTGTAACCGTAGTTAACGGTTTCTCTTATTGTACTATTTACACAGCATCAGAATCGATGCAGTCTTTTCAACGAGccattgtttaatttaaattttcatctaTTTCCAATGCGTAAATAAACGTGACCGAacgggaggatggagtcatgtgtagaagttcacgcaagtgaggaaagttctctgatcgccattcacttgggagtggccagaaacgattcttttacacatggctcaagcagctcactacttccggtctttgaccaagtatcctctgggtagcctaagaacctccgttcgaaggcgagctaatgtgagaaggcgaaacattccctacatagggttgtgcgctgggcttgggacccgccacgtaaaaaacaataccaatgaaaaagtttaaacagcctcggatgagagaccccccttttgatgacgaccatggcaaacggaataaggactacgatttgagggcatgcacctggaatgtccggacccttaattgggaaggtgccgctgcccagctggttgatgtcctcgcaaaaataaaggctgacatcaccgccgtccaagaaatgcgatggacgggacaaggacagagacgagtaggtccttgtgacatttactacagtggccatataaaggagcgcaagtttggtgttggattcgtggtgggagagactccgtcgacgagtactatcattcactccggtgaatgaacgtctagcccacgccccgacggaagagaaggacgatgtgaccaaagatgccttctatgagcgcttggagcgcgcttatgagagctgcccccgccacgatgtcaaaatcgtgcttggcgactttaacgccagggtgggcaaagaaggtatatttggcactacggtcggtaaattcagcctccac
It includes:
- the LOC126756486 gene encoding uncharacterized protein LOC126756486 isoform X1, with amino-acid sequence MHVKHTQRRVSGPGAFGTSNNQCDSRENLNSDQQQQHLPYQQHQQRLYQQQQQQQQYRQQQHSHPHLLRQSLINLTSAHNISNNIGVTNASEQNITSNRSGAVAPSSSSLNYPNTNTNAKSNSNTNIKTTNTNANTSTLHKFISCSCESLKCAAAVAAKSTKKRLGHSSGDPDSESLLDSQNADYTDYNVTYLSTGHTGHSAGCISSSISGGGGDDQRSLQCEYLSSRISGVSKQHSYDSSCSGQLHGLTLTARERNSDTEQQQQQQLDCIANSTRVPNSPISCTNSNYSNQSNISAGTGAGGGGSGGGGGGSDVVREGDGGPSTVCDAYKNYTHYAITNSNSTSYGNDFNDDFKHVVVHNFSNSDPITRYNTLSGESGGGDGATSINDTSDTHCLPLKPHYSDCNIYAKQQAEYFSNLKSDFDQHAQHGDKQQIVNKTYIFKCLANSPSFLRSNKIKEQSKKLRNLSLKNRTAKKKGQIISKSNAVSDNSLHPGDKYLNLYLVEKKNSQQYLQQYQYQQQQQQQQTQPGQLETTGSGTDSRPIGTSRQQQQQLPDQQPVVAALSRNLQQQQCLVNGSVRTHPTYRHQSSIKRASKDYSATLTPTPSTHRNPKAASNNHKSCNLNNNGNKLSVSTNSCNKLHVATAGTHPYATSPKSSLSSNGHLNKYCLTDISRRRKAAFNRQLSAPTDYTHSSNNGNGNSGSHSATEAACESTSTVASAGVGSATARTSASLQNSVLIKPTSTSNSCTNSFNRRHIKRQKNNKLNERLIHGDSEESVRCSYCSVLNENDLRISFENTCTDSLVTAFDDEALLICDQGNEMARTKVHFDDVSLYGTPKEEPMPTIPVVSEKVSANFLKSQLQSWFQPTDNRLAMKLFGSRKALVKERIRQKTSGHWVIHPCSSFRFYWDLCMLLLLVANLIILPVAISFFNDDLSTRWIAFNCLSDTIFLIDIVVNFRTGIMQQDNAEQVILDPKLIAKHYLKTWFFLDLISSIPLDYIFLIFNQVKDFSDSFQILHAGRALRILRLAKLLSLVRLLRLSRLVRYVSQWEEVYILQNLQKKSADRRGRMHRKDKDGLTKSNLILKFLNMASVFMRIFNLICMMLLIGHWSGCLQFLVPMLQGFPSNSWVSINELQESYWLEQYSWALFKAMSHMLCIGYGRFPPQSLTDMWLTMLSMISGATCYALFLGHATNLIQSLDSSRRQYREKVKQVEEYMAYRKLPRDMRQRITEYFEHRYQGKFFDEECILGELSEKLREDVINYNCRSLVASVPFFANADSNFVSDVVTKLKYEVFQPGDIIIKEGTIGTKMYFIQEGVVDIVMANGEVATSLSDGSYFGEICLLTNARRVASVRAETYCNLFSLSVDHFNCVLDQYPLMRKTMETVAAERLNKIGKNPNIMQQKDEQISNPESNTITAVVNALAAEADDCKDDDIDIKENLLHGSESSFTGPVQTIREGLPRPRSGEFRALFEGNTP
- the LOC126756486 gene encoding uncharacterized protein LOC126756486 isoform X7 encodes the protein MHVKHTQRRVSGPGAFGTSNNQCDSRENLNSDQQQQHLPYQQHQQRLYQQQQQQQQYRQQQHSHPHLLRQSLINLTSAHNISNNIGVTNASEQNITSNRSGAVAPSSSSLNYPNTNTNAKSNSNTNIKTTNTNANTSTLHKFISCSCESLKCAAAVAAKSTKKRLGHSSGDPDSESLLDSQNADYTDYNVTYLSTGHTGHSAGCISSSISGGGGDDQRSLQCEYLSSRISGVSKQHSYDSSCSGQLHGLTLTARERNSDTEQQQQQQLDCIANSTRVPNSPISCTNSNYSNQSNISAGTGAGGGGSGGGGGGSDVVREGDGGPSTVCDAYKNYTHYAITNSNSTSYGNDFNDDFKHVVVHNFSNSDPITRYNTLSGESGGGDGATSINDTSDTHCLPLKPHYSDCNIYAKQQAEYFSNLKSDFDQHAQHGDKQQIVNKTYIFKCLANSPSFLRSNKIKEQSKKLRNLSLKNRTAKKKGQIISKSNAVSDNSLHPGDKYLNLYLVEKKNSQQYLQQYQYQQQQQQQQTQPGQLETTGSGTDSRPIGTSRQQQQQLPDQQPVVAALSRNLQQQQCLVNGSVRTHPTYRHQSSIKRASKDYSATLTPTPSTHRNPKAASNNHKSCNLNNNGNKLSVSTNSCNKLHVATAGTHPYATSPKSSLSSNGHLNKYCLTDISRRRKAAFNRQLSAPTDYTHSSNNGNGNSGSHSATEAACESTSTVASAGVGSATARTSASLQNSVLIKPTSTSNSCTNSFNRRHIKRQKNNKLNERLIHGDSEESVRCSYCSVLNENDLRISFENTCTDSLVTAFDDEALLICDQGNEMVHFDDVSLYGTPKEEPMPTIPVVSEKVSANFLKSQLQSWFQPTDNRLAMKLFGSRKALVKERIRQKTSGHWVIHPCSSFRFYWDLCMLLLLVANLIILPVAISFFNDDLSTRWIAFNCLSDTIFLIDIVVNFRTGIMQQDNAEQVILDPKLIAKHYLKTWFFLDLISSIPLDYIFLIFNQDFSDSFQILHAGRALRILRLAKLLSLVRLLRLSRLVRYVSQWEEVYFLNMASVFMRIFNLICMMLLIGHWSGCLQFLVPMLQGFPSNSWVSINELQESYWLEQYSWALFKAMSHMLCIGYGRFPPQSLTDMWLTMLSMISGATCYALFLGHATNLIQSLDSSRRQYREKVKQVEEYMAYRKLPRDMRQRITEYFEHRYQGKFFDEECILGELSEKLREDVINYNCRSLVASVPFFANADSNFVSDVVTKLKYEVFQPGDIIIKEGTIGTKMYFIQEGVVDIVMANGEVATSLSDGSYFGEICLLTNARRVASVRAETYCNLFSLSVDHFNCVLDQYPLMRKTMETVAAERLNKIGKNPNIMQQKDEQISNPESNTITAVVNALAAEADDCKDDDIDIKENLLHGSESSFTGPVQTIREGLPRPRSGEFRALFEGNTP
- the LOC126756486 gene encoding uncharacterized protein LOC126756486 isoform X4 codes for the protein MHVKHTQRRVSGPGAFGTSNNQCDSRENLNSDQQQQHLPYQQHQQRLYQQQQQQQQYRQQQHSHPHLLRQSLINLTSAHNISNNIGVTNASEQNITSNRSGAVAPSSSSLNYPNTNTNAKSNSNTNIKTTNTNANTSTLHKFISCSCESLKCAAAVAAKSTKKRLGHSSGDPDSESLLDSQNADYTDYNVTYLSTGHTGHSAGCISSSISGGGGDDQRSLQCEYLSSRISGVSKQHSYDSSCSGQLHGLTLTARERNSDTEQQQQQQLDCIANSTRVPNSPISCTNSNYSNQSNISAGTGAGGGGSGGGGGGSDVVREGDGGPSTVCDAYKNYTHYAITNSNSTSYGNDFNDDFKHVVVHNFSNSDPITRYNTLSGESGGGDGATSINDTSDTHCLPLKPHYSDCNIYAKQQAEYFSNLKSDFDQHAQHGDKQQIVNKTYIFKCLANSPSFLRSNKIKEQSKKLRNLSLKNRTAKKKGQIISKSNAVSDNSLHPGDKYLNLYLVEKKNSQQYLQQYQYQQQQQQQQTQPGQLETTGSGTDSRPIGTSRQQQQQLPDQQPVVAALSRNLQQQQCLVNGSVRTHPTYRHQSSIKRASKDYSATLTPTPSTHRNPKAASNNHKSCNLNNNGNKLSVSTNSCNKLHVATAGTHPYATSPKSSLSSNGHLNKYCLTDISRRRKAAFNRQLSAPTDYTHSSNNGNGNSGSHSATEAACESTSTVASAGVGSATARTSASLQNSVLIKPTSTSNSCTNSFNRRHIKRQKNNKLNERLIHGDSEESVRCSYCSVLNENDLRISFENTCTDSLVTAFDDEALLICDQGNEMVHFDDVSLYGTPKEEPMPTIPVVSEKVSANFLKSQLQSWFQPTDNRLAMKLFGSRKALVKERIRQKTSGHWVIHPCSSFRFYWDLCMLLLLVANLIILPVAISFFNDDLSTRWIAFNCLSDTIFLIDIVVNFRTGIMQQDNAEQVILDPKLIAKHYLKTWFFLDLISSIPLDYIFLIFNQDFSDSFQILHAGRALRILRLAKLLSLVRLLRLSRLVRYVSQWEEVYILQNLQKKSADRRGRMHRKDKDGLTKSNLILKFLNMASVFMRIFNLICMMLLIGHWSGCLQFLVPMLQGFPSNSWVSINELQESYWLEQYSWALFKAMSHMLCIGYGRFPPQSLTDMWLTMLSMISGATCYALFLGHATNLIQSLDSSRRQYREKVKQVEEYMAYRKLPRDMRQRITEYFEHRYQGKFFDEECILGELSEKLREDVINYNCRSLVASVPFFANADSNFVSDVVTKLKYEVFQPGDIIIKEGTIGTKMYFIQEGVVDIVMANGEVATSLSDGSYFGEICLLTNARRVASVRAETYCNLFSLSVDHFNCVLDQYPLMRKTMETVAAERLNKIGKNPNIMQQKDEQISNPESNTITAVVNALAAEADDCKDDDIDIKENLLHGSESSFTGPVQTIREGLPRPRSGEFRALFEGNTP